One stretch of Rhodoflexus caldus DNA includes these proteins:
- a CDS encoding glycosyltransferase family 4 protein, protein MERSPKILFAVNHRLGRSPGQRFRFEQYLQILSEAGFSYDISPLLPTPQDDAVFYAAGNYIGKLRIMLNSLWIRLRDLWRIKQYDIVFLYREAHFTRLTIFEKLFKWSGVKMIVDFDDAIWLPVISEGNKMLAWLKNARKIDEIIRRSDLVIVGNTYLAAYARQFNSHVAVVPTTLDTTVFYPENPRFARTRAMCKKDNQAVVIGWTGSFSTIEHFEYGIPALLEIKKKYAEKVRFKLIGDSRYKHAALNIQGVAWHPDTELEELGEIDIGIMPLPDNEWTRGKCGFKGLTYMSLAIPAVLAPVGINKDIIRDGENGFLAATTDEWVEKLSLLVENEALRKRIGEAGKQTVWEFYSQKSQKERYVQLFENLLSRQ, encoded by the coding sequence ATGGAAAGGTCGCCTAAAATACTTTTTGCGGTCAATCATCGGCTTGGGCGCTCGCCCGGGCAGCGGTTTCGCTTTGAGCAATATTTGCAGATATTATCGGAGGCAGGTTTCAGTTATGATATTTCTCCGCTGCTGCCAACACCGCAAGATGATGCTGTTTTCTATGCTGCAGGCAATTATATAGGTAAGTTGCGCATTATGCTGAATAGCTTATGGATTCGTCTGCGTGATTTGTGGCGTATCAAGCAATATGACATTGTTTTTTTATATCGCGAGGCACACTTTACACGCCTGACAATTTTTGAAAAGCTATTTAAGTGGTCAGGTGTGAAAATGATTGTTGATTTTGATGATGCCATATGGCTTCCGGTTATTTCGGAAGGGAATAAAATGCTTGCATGGTTAAAGAATGCAAGAAAAATTGATGAAATTATTCGCCGAAGTGATTTGGTTATTGTCGGCAATACTTATCTGGCTGCTTATGCACGCCAGTTTAATTCGCATGTGGCGGTTGTTCCCACAACTTTAGATACAACGGTTTTTTACCCCGAAAATCCGCGCTTTGCGCGGACAAGAGCTATGTGTAAAAAAGATAATCAGGCAGTTGTTATCGGCTGGACAGGCAGTTTCAGCACGATTGAACATTTTGAGTACGGTATTCCGGCATTGCTGGAAATCAAAAAAAAGTATGCTGAAAAGGTGCGTTTTAAGCTCATTGGCGACAGCCGCTACAAACATGCAGCGCTTAACATACAAGGTGTGGCATGGCATCCCGATACAGAGTTGGAAGAACTGGGCGAGATAGACATCGGTATTATGCCTTTGCCCGATAATGAGTGGACACGCGGCAAATGTGGTTTCAAGGGACTTACCTATATGAGCCTTGCCATTCCTGCCGTTCTTGCACCTGTGGGGATTAACAAGGATATCATTCGCGATGGTGAAAACGGATTTTTGGCGGCTACTACCGATGAATGGGTGGAAAAACTTTCATTATTGGTGGAAAATGAAGCACTCAGGAAGCGAATTGGTGAAGCCGGTAAGCAAACCGTGTGGGAATTTTATTCGCAAAAGTCTCAGAAAGAGCGTTATGTGCAGTTATTTGAAAATCTGTTGAGCCGACAATAA
- the ligA gene encoding NAD-dependent DNA ligase LigA: MTTEQAQKRIAELSEKIHYYNHRYYHDSVSEISDYEFDKLLEELEALEKQYPEFALPDSPTQRVGGTITKEFVQVRHKYPMLSLGNTYSEGELIDFDQRVRKLLGSQSFEYVCELKWDGVALSMTYRDGLLVQGVTRGDGEQGDDITANIKTIRTLPLRVQADKLPKEFEVRGEGFMSREVFDSLNEEIAEENEKREKEGKKLLNYLANPRNAASGTLKMQDSAVVAKRKINAYIYDLLCEENPFATHTESLDYLKKIGFQVSPHYRKCSNLSEVFAFIKEWETKREHLPVDTDGVVIKINSYAQREELGFTAKSPRWAIAYKYKAESAATELLSISYQVGRTGAVTPVANLRPVKLAGTTVKRASLHNANEIARLDLHEGDTVFIEKGGEIIPKITGVDIGKRKIGAPQIHFIKNCPECNTPLVRNPGEAAFYCPNEKGCPPQLKGKIEHFIGRKAMNIDSIGGKTVDLFFEKGMIRTPADLYQLRQEDILALEGFKELSSQNIINGIEASKNQPFSRVLFALGIRFVGETVAEKLADYFRNIDALAAADKDTLINVPEIGEKIADSIIAWFSDAENRAYVERLRAAGVQLATSGSREMLSDKLAGKTFVISGVFKKYEREALKELITRHGGKNVGSVSSKTDFLLAGDGMGPAKLEKAEKLGVKIISEEDFEQLIAG, from the coding sequence ATGACAACAGAACAGGCACAAAAACGGATAGCGGAACTGTCCGAAAAGATACATTACTACAACCACCGCTATTACCATGACAGCGTGTCGGAGATTAGCGACTATGAATTTGACAAGTTGCTGGAAGAATTGGAAGCGTTGGAAAAGCAATATCCTGAATTTGCCTTGCCCGATTCGCCTACACAACGGGTAGGAGGTACCATAACGAAAGAATTTGTACAAGTCAGGCATAAATACCCAATGCTTTCGCTGGGCAATACGTACAGCGAAGGCGAACTGATTGATTTTGACCAGCGAGTGCGGAAACTACTTGGTAGTCAATCATTTGAATATGTTTGTGAACTGAAATGGGATGGGGTTGCCCTGAGCATGACTTATCGGGACGGGTTGTTGGTACAAGGCGTTACGCGTGGCGACGGCGAGCAAGGCGATGATATTACGGCCAATATCAAAACCATACGCACTTTGCCTCTGCGCGTGCAGGCAGACAAATTGCCAAAAGAATTTGAAGTGCGTGGCGAAGGATTTATGAGTAGGGAAGTTTTTGACAGCCTTAACGAGGAAATTGCCGAAGAGAACGAAAAACGGGAAAAAGAAGGCAAAAAGCTGTTGAATTATTTGGCAAATCCGCGTAATGCCGCATCGGGAACGCTGAAAATGCAGGATTCTGCCGTTGTTGCCAAACGCAAAATTAACGCATATATCTACGATTTACTGTGCGAAGAAAATCCGTTTGCCACACATACGGAATCATTGGATTATTTAAAAAAAATCGGGTTTCAGGTGTCTCCGCATTACCGCAAGTGCAGCAATTTGTCAGAAGTTTTTGCATTTATAAAAGAATGGGAAACCAAGCGTGAGCATTTGCCGGTAGATACGGACGGAGTAGTTATTAAAATTAACAGCTATGCTCAGCGAGAAGAGTTGGGTTTTACGGCTAAAAGTCCGCGTTGGGCAATTGCCTATAAATACAAGGCCGAAAGTGCCGCAACCGAACTGCTTTCCATTAGCTATCAGGTAGGCCGCACAGGAGCGGTTACGCCTGTTGCCAACTTGCGCCCCGTTAAGTTGGCGGGTACAACCGTTAAGCGTGCATCGCTGCATAATGCCAATGAAATCGCCCGTTTGGATTTGCACGAAGGAGATACCGTTTTCATAGAAAAAGGTGGTGAGATTATCCCCAAAATTACGGGGGTAGATATTGGCAAGCGCAAAATCGGTGCACCGCAAATACATTTTATCAAAAATTGTCCGGAATGCAATACGCCACTGGTGCGCAATCCCGGCGAAGCGGCTTTCTATTGCCCAAATGAAAAAGGCTGTCCACCACAATTAAAAGGCAAAATTGAACATTTCATTGGCAGAAAAGCCATGAATATTGACAGTATTGGCGGGAAAACGGTTGATTTGTTTTTTGAGAAAGGGATGATTCGCACGCCTGCCGATTTGTACCAACTTCGGCAGGAAGATATTTTGGCATTGGAAGGTTTCAAGGAACTGTCTTCGCAAAACATCATAAACGGTATAGAAGCATCTAAAAACCAACCGTTTAGCCGAGTACTCTTTGCTTTGGGTATTCGTTTTGTCGGTGAAACGGTGGCCGAAAAGTTGGCTGACTATTTCCGAAATATAGATGCCTTGGCTGCTGCCGACAAAGATACATTGATTAACGTGCCCGAAATTGGCGAGAAAATTGCCGACAGTATCATCGCATGGTTTTCCGATGCGGAAAATCGCGCCTATGTGGAGCGCCTGCGGGCAGCCGGTGTGCAGTTGGCTACCTCCGGCAGCCGCGAGATGTTGAGCGATAAATTGGCCGGTAAAACCTTTGTTATTTCGGGCGTGTTCAAAAAATACGAACGTGAAGCACTTAAAGAACTCATTACCCGACACGGTGGCAAAAATGTTGGTTCGGTATCTTCCAAAACCGATTTTCTGTTGGCCGGAGATGGTATGGGGCCTGCCAAATTGGAAAAAGCCGAAAAGTTGGGCGTAAAAATTATCAGTGAAGAAGACTTTGAGCAACTAATAGCGGGGTAG